The Xenorhabdus doucetiae genome has a window encoding:
- the sapA gene encoding ABC transporter substrate-binding protein SapA: MRYLIYWIILLISAPTLAAKNATPETLAEPVTDPIKTIPELRANNSSESLPHISAGLRQNGFIYCVNGNLNTFNPQMAISGLAVDTLAAQIYNRLLGVDPLTYRLVPELAADWEVRDNGATYRFYLRHHVAFQSTDWFTPTRTMNADDVVFSFRRVFDKTHYYHDVNGGYYPYFDSLQFGDSVKDIEKIDKYTVEFRLNAPDASFLWHLATHYAPILSQEYAQKLQQVNRQGQIDWKPVGTGPFMLEDYQMNQFIRLVRHDNYWKGKPRMEQVVIDTGAGGTGRISKLLTGECDVLAYPDANQWNILHDDPNLRQTLRSGMNIAYLAFNTSKPPLDQLAVRQAIAYAINNQRLMKSIYYGTAETAASILPRASWAYDNRAEVTEYNPEKSRQILHNLGLSGLELTLWVPTASQAYNPSPLKMAELIQADLAQVGIKIAIRPVEGRFQENQLMDKTHDMTLAGWSTDSNDPDSFFRPLLSCAAIASQTNLSRWCSSAFDDALRQALLNQQLASRIKNYHVAQEILAQQLPVLPLAYAMRLQISRYNIKGLVLSPFGNSAFDRVYREQETDISDENNKGSK, from the coding sequence ATGCGCTATTTGATTTACTGGATCATATTATTGATTTCCGCCCCGACTCTGGCGGCCAAGAATGCTACTCCAGAAACGCTTGCGGAACCTGTCACCGACCCCATCAAAACGATCCCAGAATTGAGGGCGAACAACAGCTCAGAAAGCCTGCCCCACATCTCGGCGGGCTTACGGCAGAACGGCTTTATCTATTGTGTTAATGGCAATTTGAATACGTTTAATCCCCAAATGGCGATCAGCGGTCTGGCCGTGGATACGCTGGCTGCACAGATTTATAATCGCCTGCTGGGCGTCGATCCCCTGACTTATCGTCTGGTTCCTGAACTGGCTGCTGATTGGGAAGTTCGGGACAATGGTGCAACCTACCGATTTTATCTGCGTCACCATGTTGCTTTCCAATCAACCGATTGGTTTACCCCGACCCGCACGATGAACGCGGATGATGTTGTTTTCAGCTTTCGCCGCGTTTTCGATAAAACACATTATTATCATGATGTGAATGGGGGTTATTATCCCTATTTTGATAGTTTGCAATTTGGTGATTCAGTCAAGGATATTGAGAAAATCGACAAATATACGGTTGAATTTCGCCTCAATGCTCCCGACGCCTCTTTTCTCTGGCACCTGGCAACCCATTATGCCCCTATCTTGTCGCAGGAATATGCGCAAAAATTGCAACAAGTGAATCGGCAGGGGCAAATAGATTGGAAACCAGTCGGAACCGGTCCCTTCATGCTGGAAGATTATCAGATGAACCAATTTATCCGCCTTGTTCGCCATGATAACTATTGGAAAGGCAAGCCGCGCATGGAACAGGTTGTGATAGATACCGGCGCGGGTGGCACGGGCAGGATCTCAAAACTGCTCACAGGGGAATGCGATGTATTGGCTTATCCCGATGCTAACCAGTGGAACATTCTGCATGATGATCCCAATTTACGTCAGACATTACGCTCAGGCATGAATATTGCCTATCTGGCTTTTAACACCAGTAAGCCACCGTTGGATCAGTTAGCCGTTCGCCAAGCCATTGCCTATGCCATCAATAACCAACGCCTGATGAAGTCCATTTACTATGGCACGGCAGAGACAGCGGCCTCTATTTTGCCCCGTGCATCATGGGCGTATGATAACCGTGCTGAAGTCACCGAATACAATCCTGAAAAATCCCGCCAGATATTACATAACCTGGGGTTAAGTGGACTGGAGTTAACGTTATGGGTGCCAACGGCTTCACAAGCCTATAATCCAAGCCCGCTGAAAATGGCGGAGCTGATTCAGGCAGATTTAGCCCAAGTGGGTATTAAGATCGCTATCCGTCCCGTCGAAGGCCGTTTTCAGGAAAACCAGTTGATGGATAAGACTCACGATATGACACTGGCAGGCTGGTCTACTGACAGCAACGATCCGGATAGTTTTTTCCGTCCATTATTAAGTTGCGCCGCCATTGCGTCACAAACGAATCTCAGCCGTTGGTGCAGTTCAGCTTTTGATGATGCCTTACGTCAAGCCTTATTGAATCAACAACTGGCTTCACGCATCAAAAATTATCATGTTGCCCAAGAAATTCTCGCGCAACAATTACCCGTCTTGCCACTGGCTTATGCGATGCGTTTGCAAATCTCGCGTTATAACATCAAAGGATTGGTACTCAGCCCATTTGGCAATAGCGCCTTTGACCGAGTTTACCGTGAACAGGAAACCGACATTTCCGATGAAAATAATAAGGGAAGCAAATGA